AAACTGGTTAAATCCAAAACATTCTGCAAATGGTTCAGTGCATTTTCCCAAAATTCCAAAATCAATTATAGGGGAAAACCCTACATACAGTGGCTGAGCTTAAAACAACTttcagcaatttgccaacaaaAACTTGGATTTTGCTACATTGTTCTGCCAAACTTAAACTGTACAACCAAGCTgggaaaatagaaaaataaaatgtacattctaaTATGGGAGTCATCAAAACATGCATGTATCCTTGTGCTACCAGAGGTTTATGgctaaacagcaaaaaaaaaaaaaaaaaaaaccctccccCCATATTTTGAAAACCTTTGGGGTCGCATGAACAAAAGCATACTGCAAGGCCATACCTTctgcatgatttaaaaaaaacaaaaaaaacaaaaaaaaaaaaaaacaaacatttagtcTTACAGAAGTTGGGCTTATCCATGGGTGCCAAATACACTGactcattttatttcacactgGCAGTAATGACTGCAACACCCCCTAGTGTCAGATTAAGGATACAAAGTTCTTTAATCACCAtcttcatcatcgtcatcatcatcttcctcctcctcctcctcatcgtcatcatcatcatcatcatccctcgATTTTGCTTTGCTTGCAGACATCCCTCCACCCATTTTCCCCTTGCTCTTGTAGTCTGCCATGTCCTGACAataggggggaaaaaattatACACCCCACAGGTGTCAAACCTTTGCATAGAATATTCAGCCTTTATTTCCACCAGTGATTAAACAAAGAGGCTTTTGACATTAATAGTGAAGATGGTAGCTCATGGACTCGTTTGCCCAGGTCATTGAGACCAGAAAGCGGGAAAAGCTCAATAcagtttaaacaataataatgaaaaaaaaaaaaccctcattaACAACCCTCTCTCTAGCAACCAAAACATTGATTACCTTTACAGGCAGTATTTGAATTCTATGGATTCAAATTTGATGTTTACCCTAAAATACATAGGTCTGTCATATTATTAGCATTTCAAAGACACTTGGGAAAGGTTGGTTCATGAAATACAGACATGCTGATTGGGGTTTCTTTCAAACAAGATATTTACCTTCTGGTATTTGTCCTTGAGTTTATTGGCTTTTGAAAGGAAGGGTTGCTTCTCAGAATCAGACAGATTGTTCCACATCTCTCCAAGCTTCTTTGCCACGTCACCAATGCCCAAGCTCGGATTCTGAGCTTTGATTCCGGGCCTGTGTTCAGAGCAGAATAGGAAAAATCCCGACCTACAAAGGCAGGAGGAGctcatttaaatagaaatgccACAACATTTGGATGTTTGCATATTCAAAAAGGGCCTTTGTTTAAACAGCCTGTCCATTCTAATAACCGTCAAGAGTATACATACGGTGGCCTCCTTGGTGCACCAGGGTCCTTCTTCATCTTTCTGCCCCTTTTGCCTGGATTGTAGTTCATCATTTCTTGGTCATAGCGTACCTTATCCTGCTTGGCCATCTCCTCAAACTTGGTCTTCTCTTT
This genomic interval from Tachysurus vachellii isolate PV-2020 chromosome 17, HZAU_Pvac_v1, whole genome shotgun sequence contains the following:
- the hmgb3b gene encoding high mobility group protein B3b, coding for MAKGDPAKPKGKMSAYAYFVKTCREEHNKKNPGVSVNFSEFSKKCSERWKVMSPKEKTKFEEMAKQDKVRYDQEMMNYNPGKRGRKMKKDPGAPRRPPSGFFLFCSEHRPGIKAQNPSLGIGDVAKKLGEMWNNLSDSEKQPFLSKANKLKDKYQKDMADYKSKGKMGGGMSASKAKSRDDDDDDDDEEEEEEDDDDDDEDGD